From Coregonus clupeaformis isolate EN_2021a chromosome 2, ASM2061545v1, whole genome shotgun sequence:
tgatgaccacCTATAGGTTTTTCTATTTGGAATTAGGCTTTAGACGCTGACAGGTGCTTCCTCTCCAGAATGTTCACAATGTTCACATTGTTCTTAAAAAGTAGTGCCTTGAACCAAAGGGTATTTTAAGCACTTTTCATTAAAGCTACAGAAGACACAGCATACATGAATGGAGTGTGTGTATCATAGCTCTCAAATCTCGTGTGTTTGGTTTTTCATCCAGACTTGGTTTTCCATTCAGATGGAAAAGGCGTTAGAGAGTTGCTGTGGGCAGATATAGCCATAGCTAACCCTGCTCTTTTTCTATCTCCACTGTAGGCAGTCTTCTGTCAGCTCACGCTTCAATATTTGATATGAATGAATATTTAAACAAATATATAGCGATGCAGAGTGTACGTATCCGGCCCACCAGTTATAGGTGAGCAAAGGCACACAATGTTTCTGCTGTCTTATTCtgatgagagaggggagaaacaTTTCAAAAGGAGGATGTCATACTTAGAAAGCGTTTGCTTCATTTGCATTGCAGTGCCATATCAAGGACAATGATCATTTTCAAAAAGGCATACACATCAAACAAAAACAGTGATGTTTTTAAAGTAATACATTGGTTTTATTGTCTGTTATCTTTTTGGACTAATACCATAAAGCTAACTGTCTGCTGTCATTGGAAACATCTTAAATGTCACCTACAGACAGGAAAGACGCTCACACACCATCTTACTGTTTATTTTTCTTGCTTTTTTTTCAGCTCAGAACAAAAGCAGGATATCAGTATCAGCATCATCAGTATGAAGCTGACCACAGCTCCAATCCAAACCACTACACAGCAAAAGCCCCCTCCCTACACAGAAACCACAGAGAATGAAACCACAGAGGAACACTTAGCTACAGCGTCATCATCTCTTCCTccacagaggagagagggcagattATTATTGCTCTAATTCTGGATGTGACTGTGTAACCGATTTACTGAATTGGACTGAAATGTGTGTTTTCATCTAATAGATAACTAGTGACTACAAACACAAGGTCAGTCAAAACACAAACATAATGTACATCAGTCACCTTATCTTATTCCTTTTGGACGGGGTTGATCAGGTTGcacaaacagtgtgtgtgtgtgtgtgtgcacgcatgtcTGCCAGTGCAGTTGTTGTCTCTGTAGTGTATGATTAGCCTGTGTATGCTTGTGCGTGTGTAATACTCTTCTTCTCATTCTATGGAGAAAATAGTTTTGTCCTGCTTCTCTCTGACTGCAAGTGGAGCCATTTGCTTTATACAGTGAATAAAACTAGAGCCATTGATGTGCTTGTAGAGACTATTTGCTAAGTATCATCATAACTGTAGTATCATTAATGAACCTGTCAGGATCTTACCAGCTGTCCTCAGCCTGCCCTCTGCTGGTTTATTCTCACCAGGGTTGGACACTGCAGATCCTGAGGGGTTAGCCATAACCCTAagcctagcttcatgtccacaccccggctCAACCTTGAccatagcttcatgtccacaccccggctCAACCTTGACCATagattcatgtccacaccccggctcaaccttgaccctagcttcatgtccacaccccggctcaaccttgaccctagcttcatgtccacaccccggctCAACCTTGAccatagcttcatgtccacaccccggctcaaccctaaccctagcttcatgtccacacacaAATGATCACGCCCCTGAAAACAGTCTTAGGTTTACAATCATGAGAGACACGGACACTgtattaaaaacatgttttttttatcaattcaTTAAACAAATACACAGAGGTATAAAAAGTGTGCAGGTATGATCAATCATGTATTTACTGTATACAGCAACACGAATACGTCCTTAAGCACACCACAGATAATAAAATACAGCAATTTTCAAGAATAACATAACGTAATCAATACATAATCACATCGTTTTCTTGGCTGAATATCACTTATTATGGTTAACGAACAGTCTGTTGGTGTCATATTTTTCATTTGGAACAGTCTATGGGCTAGATCTATATCTATAATTCAGTGCCATTTGTCATAGATCAGCATCTATTTGCCATCATGTCGATTCAACAGGCATCTACTGTCATAGTGAAACTGTGGTGTCTTGTCATTGTACATCTCCTGTCATATAAATCTATAGTCTGTTGATGAGGTTCAGTGACTGGTAGCTCTACATATCTGCGATGGCAGGCAGTATGCAGGCTCGTACACGGGCCTCCTTCCAGACACAACAACAATctgagctctccctctctctctcctccttctccttactctctccctctcttcgtcCCCCCCATTTTCTTTGTTTAATAATGGGCTACTTATCCTAGCCTGTAGCTGTTCTGCAGATCCCTGTGTAGGTGTGCATCTCTGTGGGGGCTGTGTGGTTAGGTCAGAGGGGGAGGGGCCACAGTCAGCGGTGGCTGTGTTACTGAACCCAGGGCAGCTGCTCTTACGTTGCTGCTGGAGGTCAAAGGGCAGGTCAGAGGGGCAGGAGCGGGGGTAACTGTGTGCCCGTGGGCGGGACTGGCCCTCAGACACCACCCCTTGTCTCCTTAAACCCAATTCCCTGATTGACAGGTGGAGTGGCCGGGGCTGCCGTACAGGAACTCTAAGGGGTCTGACGCACCAAGGCAACCAAACGCAGGCTCATTACAGTTGGAATCTTTCCCCTGTCCACCGCATACAGTGATGAAGTCAGAGTACATCCCAGGCCTTTCCTTCCCATGGGCCTTTTCCCTGTGACAAAATGCAGTGGCCTTTGGAGAGTTTTCATCTTGCACAGCAAGCTGCGGCAGCCTCGACCTCTGGTGCAGCGAGTCCTGCTTGCGagggttgatgatgtcattggtgtGAAAGGAGGTGGGGTGAGCCAGGTGGCAGATGGACAGCAGGTAGTCCTCTGAGGAGAGGGTGTGTGGGCAGGGCCCTGGGTGGGTGGTAGGCTGGACAGAGTGAAGGGTGTTGGACTGGTTCGTCTGGTTCATGTGGTTCATGTCTCTGACCAGATCCTCGTAGCCCTCTCTGATAGTGGGCAGCTGTAATCTCCTCTTCTGGGATACCGGTTTGGACATAGGACGCATGGCTGCTgggagagaccgacagagagagaagtCAATCACCAAGAGATAATGTTTGAATAATATCGGAGTGACTTTGTCTTCATGGACGTGGGGTCTGACATTTGGGAAATGGGTAGGTTATGCATACTCTGATTTAATCATATTTGATAACTGGTCCTTTCAATGCTCCCCACAGAACCACATCAACACCACTTCTAGACCTGATAACCTTAGCCCCACAGAACCACATCAACACCACTTCTATACCTGGTAACCTAAGCCCCACAGAACCACATAAACACCACTTCTATATCTGGTATCCTAAGCCCCACAGAACCACACCAACACCACTTCTATACCTGGTAACCTAAGCCTCACAGAACCACATCAACACCATTCTATACCTGGTAACCTAAGCCTCACAGAACCACATCAACACCATTCTATACCTTGTAACCTAAACTCCACAGaaccacatcaacaccattatatACCTGGTAacccaggttcccttggagagttcatcaatgagcttgacgccttgataagttcctttcctgaggatggctcacccctcacagttctgggtgactttaacctccctacgtctgcctttgactcatttctctctgcctccttctttccactcctttcctcttttgacctcaccctctcaccgtccccccctactcacaaggcaggcaatatgcttga
This genomic window contains:
- the LOC123481553 gene encoding uncharacterized protein LOC123481553 isoform X1 is translated as MRPMSKPVSQKRRLQLPTIREGYEDLVRDMNHMNQTNQSNTLHSVQPTTHPGPCPHTLSSEDYLLSICHLAHPTSFHTNDIINPRKQDSLHQRSRLPQLAVQDENSPKATAFCHREKAHGKERPGMYSDFITVCGGQGKDSNCNEPAFGCLGASDPLEFLYGSPGHSTCQSGNWV